The Xenopus tropicalis strain Nigerian chromosome 7, UCB_Xtro_10.0, whole genome shotgun sequence genome includes a region encoding these proteins:
- the LOC101734775 gene encoding phospholipase A2 inhibitor subunit gamma B, whose protein sequence is MRSAVGFLCLLSALVSTGYSLSCIECSEYNSTSCSGDSDLCPAEFCASTFIRESSPGGSIMQIKRFCAAKSQCGETGSATYGYVRRHMITSCCDSDNCAPEVPEFPEATEEPNGNSCPNCFPPTSEECDPVERAQCAASEDKCFVHFFKQDDLEFRIGGCASDSMCQPDRFPEYSYEEVSTTCARVSQ, encoded by the exons ATGAGATCTGCTGTGGGATTCCTGTGCCTGCTCTCAGCTCTGGTATCTACAG gttactCTCTCTCCTGCATAGAGTGCTCTGAATATAATTCGACATCTTGCTCAGGGGATAGCGATCTGTGTCCGGCTGAGTTTTGTGCTTCTACGTTCATCAGGGAATCCAGCCCAG GTGGGAGTATTATGCAGATAAAGAGATTCTGTGCCGCTAAGTCGCAGTGCGGTGAGACGGGCAGCGCCACCTACGGGTACGTCAGAAGACACATGATTACCAGCTGCTGTGACAGTGACAACTGCGCCCCAGAGGTGCCCGAAT TCCCCGAAGCCACCGAGGAGCCCAATGGCAACAGCTGCCCAAACTGCTTCCCCCCAACCTCTGAGGAATGTGACCCGGTAGAACGGGCCCAGTGTGCCGCCAGCGAGGACAAGTGTTTCGTCCATTTCTTTAAACAAGATG ACTTAGAGTTCAGGATTGGCGGTTGCGCCAGCGACTCTATGTGCCAGCCGGACAGGTTCCCTGAGTACAGCTACGAGGAGGTCTCTACCACCTGTGCCCGGGTTTCCCAGTGA
- the LOC100492190 gene encoding phospholipase A2 inhibitor subunit gamma B, with protein MRSAVGFLCLLSALVSTGYSLSCIECSAYDATSCSGPSVPCASGVCASSFIQEASPGGSIMQIKRSCAAKTQCGETGSATYGFVRRHMINSCCDSDDCSPEVPKFVRDYKPNGFRCTSCFPPTSEECDPAHQVPCSGGEDKCFIHFFKHYGTVNDFEFRIGGCATDSMCQPDKFSEYSYEEVSTTCTQAAQ; from the exons ATGAGATCTGCTGTGGGATTCCTGTGCCTGCTCTCAGCTCTGGTATCTACAG GTTATTCTCTCTCCTGCATAGAATGTTCTGCGTACGACGCGACGTCTTGCTCAGGTCCCAGTGTCCCATGCGCGTCTGGGGTCTGTGCTTCTTCTTTCATCCAGGAAGCCAGTCCAG GCGGGAGCATTATGCAGATTAAGAGATCCTGTGCCGCCAAGACACAGTGCGGTGAGACGGGCAGCGCTACCTACGGTTTTGTCAGAAGACACATGATTAACAGCTGCTGTGACAGTGACGACTGCTCCCCAGAGGTGCCCAAAT TCGTCAGAGACTACAAGCCCAACGGGTTCCGCTGCACAAGCTGCTTCCCTCCAACCTCCGAGGAGTGTGACCCCGCCCATCAGGTCCCGTGTAGCGGCGGCGAAGACAAGTGCTTCATACACTTTTTTAAACATTACGGAACTGTTAACG ACTTTGAGTTCAGGATTGGCGGTTGCGCCACCGACTCTATGTGCCAGCCGGACAAGTTCAGCGAGTACAGCTACGAGGAGGTCTCTACCACCTGTACCCAGGCAGCCCAGTGA